A single genomic interval of Bdellovibrio sp. ArHS harbors:
- the lysS gene encoding lysine--tRNA ligase, translated as MSIHENPLRAEKRKKLHALREKGINPYPYVFENKAKIAEVVAEHAATLQAGEKKPEFSYRIAGRLMTLRMMGKASFFNVQDQTGTVQVYVKTEELSEKDREAFNLVDLGDIVGIEGYVFKSQKGEFSIYVKSFQILTKSIEPLPEKFHGVQDIEIKYRHRHLDLISDAESRKVFETRSKIIKEIRRFLDDRGFMEVETPTLQPVYGGAAATPFTTHHKALDMKLYMRISPELYLKRLIVGGFEKVYEISKNFRNEGIDRTHNPEFALLEFYEAYTDYNYQMRQFEELISQLALKITGSMKVSYQGKEIDFTPPWRRLTVFDGVREYAGIDPDKASEEELFQAIRKHGGDIEKPGKKGEMIMELFELTAEQHLWQPTFVMDHPVEISPLTKIHRRDGRLVERFEPFAACMEIGNAYSELNDPEDQLARLKEQEANRANDEEAHPMDEDFLLAIDAGMPPTGGVGIGIERIVMIMTDRPSIRDIIFFPTMRITK; from the coding sequence ATGTCGATTCATGAAAATCCGCTCAGAGCGGAAAAACGTAAAAAACTTCACGCACTTCGCGAAAAAGGGATCAACCCTTATCCGTACGTATTTGAAAATAAAGCGAAGATCGCCGAAGTTGTCGCTGAACACGCGGCAACTTTGCAAGCTGGAGAAAAGAAGCCTGAGTTTTCTTACCGTATCGCGGGCCGCTTGATGACTTTGCGGATGATGGGAAAGGCCTCTTTCTTCAACGTGCAAGACCAAACGGGCACCGTGCAAGTTTACGTTAAAACCGAAGAGCTTTCTGAAAAAGACCGCGAAGCTTTCAATCTTGTCGACTTGGGCGATATCGTTGGTATTGAAGGTTATGTTTTCAAATCTCAAAAAGGCGAGTTTTCAATCTACGTAAAGAGCTTCCAAATTTTGACGAAGTCGATTGAGCCTTTGCCAGAAAAGTTCCACGGGGTTCAAGATATCGAAATCAAATATCGTCACCGTCATTTGGATTTGATCTCGGATGCGGAATCTCGCAAAGTTTTCGAAACTCGCTCAAAGATCATCAAAGAAATCCGTCGTTTTTTGGATGACCGCGGGTTCATGGAAGTGGAAACGCCAACGCTGCAGCCGGTTTACGGGGGAGCTGCAGCGACACCATTTACCACTCATCATAAAGCTTTGGATATGAAGCTTTACATGCGAATTTCGCCGGAACTTTATTTGAAGCGCCTGATCGTCGGAGGTTTTGAGAAAGTCTACGAGATCTCTAAGAACTTCCGTAACGAAGGTATCGATCGTACGCACAATCCTGAGTTCGCATTGCTTGAGTTCTACGAAGCTTATACCGACTACAATTATCAAATGAGACAGTTTGAAGAGCTGATCTCGCAGTTGGCGTTGAAGATCACAGGCAGCATGAAGGTGAGCTATCAAGGTAAAGAAATTGATTTCACGCCACCTTGGCGCCGTTTGACGGTTTTTGATGGTGTTCGCGAATACGCGGGTATTGATCCCGATAAGGCGAGCGAAGAAGAGTTGTTCCAAGCCATCCGCAAACACGGTGGCGATATCGAAAAGCCGGGTAAAAAAGGCGAAATGATCATGGAGCTTTTCGAACTGACGGCAGAACAGCACTTGTGGCAGCCGACGTTCGTGATGGATCATCCGGTTGAGATTTCTCCGTTGACGAAAATTCATCGTCGCGATGGTCGTTTGGTTGAGCGTTTTGAGCCGTTTGCTGCCTGCATGGAAATCGGCAACGCCTATTCCGAACTGAATGATCCTGAGGATCAGTTGGCGCGTTTGAAAGAACAAGAAGCCAACCGCGCGAATGATGAAGAGGCGCACCCTATGGATGAGGATTTCTTGTTGGCCATTGACGCCGGTATGCCGCCGACGGGTGGTGTGGGAATTGGTATTGAGCGCATCGTGATGATCATGACAGATCGTCCAAGTATTCGTGATATCATCTTCTTCCCGACGATGAGAATTACGAAATAA
- a CDS encoding class I fructose-bisphosphate aldolase, protein MTPRVREILSWYGADNPGVLANMARIMNHGKLAGTGKMVILPVDQGFEHGPARSFAKNPDGYDPAYHIQLAIESGCNAYAAPLGAIEAVARDFAGEIPLILKINNSDTLYTDKRPHSALTSYIDDALRLGCVGIGFTIYPGSAERKGQYEEIAQAAREAKAAGLVVVIWSYARGEQISKEGETAIDVIAYSAHIAAQLGAHIIKVKPPTAHIEQAAAAKVYQEQGIKVASLADRARHVVQSCFAGKRIVIFSGGEAKGTEEILKEVSDLAQGGGFGSIMGRNAFQRPKKEAIELLHNVMEAFAGKKIN, encoded by the coding sequence ATGACACCTAGAGTTAGAGAGATTTTGAGTTGGTATGGAGCTGATAATCCGGGAGTGCTGGCTAATATGGCTCGCATTATGAACCACGGTAAACTTGCGGGCACGGGTAAAATGGTGATCTTGCCGGTAGACCAAGGTTTTGAACATGGTCCGGCGCGCTCTTTCGCGAAAAATCCAGATGGTTACGATCCTGCTTATCACATTCAATTGGCGATTGAATCCGGCTGTAACGCTTATGCAGCTCCATTAGGAGCGATCGAAGCGGTGGCTCGTGATTTCGCCGGTGAAATTCCTTTGATTCTTAAAATCAACAATTCTGACACTCTTTACACGGATAAGCGCCCGCATTCGGCACTGACATCGTATATCGACGATGCCTTGAGATTGGGTTGTGTCGGTATTGGTTTCACAATTTACCCCGGGTCAGCCGAACGCAAAGGGCAATACGAAGAGATCGCGCAAGCGGCGCGTGAAGCCAAAGCGGCGGGTCTTGTGGTGGTGATCTGGTCATACGCTCGTGGCGAACAGATCTCTAAAGAGGGTGAGACTGCTATCGACGTAATCGCTTACTCAGCGCACATCGCAGCGCAATTAGGCGCGCATATCATCAAAGTAAAACCACCTACAGCGCACATCGAACAAGCGGCAGCGGCGAAAGTTTATCAAGAGCAAGGCATCAAAGTCGCCTCTTTGGCAGACCGTGCTCGTCACGTTGTGCAATCTTGCTTTGCCGGTAAACGCATCGTGATCTTCTCGGGTGGAGAAGCTAAAGGCACAGAAGAAATTTTGAAAGAGGTTTCAGACCTAGCTCAAGGTGGCGGTTTCGGCTCCATCATGGGCCGCAACGCTTTCCAACGTCCGAAGAAAGAAGCCATCGAACTTCTTCATAACGTAATGGAAGCCTTCGCCGGTAAAAAAATTAACTAA
- a CDS encoding NifU family protein, whose translation MHKVTFENTPNPATMKFLLGKQVTSQGFDCPSAEDAERSPLAAKIFGFPWTSSVFVGPDFITVTKQDWVDWELLAQPLSGLIQEHLDRDEPVVVEFVSAPEDDTNDLPIVRNIKSVLNREIRPVVALDGGDIVFYKYENNVLYIRMKGACSGCPSSQITLKDGIETRMKELFPEIEEVVAV comes from the coding sequence ATGCATAAAGTGACGTTCGAAAATACACCCAATCCTGCCACCATGAAGTTTCTTTTGGGAAAACAAGTGACCTCGCAAGGATTTGATTGCCCCTCGGCGGAGGACGCCGAACGCTCACCGCTAGCCGCGAAAATCTTTGGCTTTCCTTGGACAAGTTCCGTTTTTGTGGGACCTGATTTTATCACCGTCACAAAGCAAGACTGGGTGGATTGGGAACTTCTTGCTCAACCTTTAAGCGGCCTTATTCAGGAGCACCTGGATCGAGATGAGCCCGTGGTGGTCGAATTCGTGTCTGCCCCCGAAGACGACACCAATGATCTTCCTATTGTTCGCAATATCAAGTCTGTGCTCAACCGCGAGATTCGACCGGTTGTAGCTTTGGATGGAGGCGACATTGTTTTTTATAAATATGAAAACAATGTTCTTTATATCCGCATGAAAGGCGCATGCTCCGGTTGCCCTAGCTCGCAGATCACACTGAAGGACGGCATCGAGACGCGAATGAAAGAGTTGTTCCCGGAAATTGAAGAAGTTGTCGCAGTCTAA
- a CDS encoding MATE family efflux transporter, which yields MTSKFFHESKLLAKLSGPIVVGQVGQNLITLADTIMVGALGPLALSASAFAGSVFIVFLIFGIGMLSPITALFARMQGQENYPYGGVLLRHSVFVALGVSAFTIGLLYLLTPQLHRFGQTHEVLAMGSSFFKIITWSILPSLIYQTYKQFTDGIGKTKVAMYVMIFGVVFNIVGNYVLIHGLYGFPKLGLNGSAWATLMARTLMALALVFYVHLHPHFKHYLQERWTHRFDHHLLKNLIRLGIPNGLTYIFEVGAFSSAAVMMGWFGAMPLAAHQITISLASTSFLITLGIGIAASIRVGYELGRGDYSLARFAGFTAIKLGGAYMSLCALGFFFLRHWFPTFYVTDGDVIAWAAKFFIVVAIFEIFDGVQAVAIGALRGMSDTQWPSLIAFFAYWIMGLPLGYLLAFHLGVGPVGIWIGLLIGLIFAAILLTWRFHVLSKRFLKN from the coding sequence ATGACTTCTAAGTTTTTTCACGAAAGTAAACTCCTGGCGAAGCTGTCAGGCCCTATCGTTGTCGGTCAGGTCGGCCAAAATCTGATCACCTTGGCAGACACCATTATGGTGGGAGCCTTGGGACCGTTGGCCTTAAGCGCCTCTGCCTTTGCTGGCAGCGTTTTCATTGTCTTTTTGATTTTTGGTATTGGCATGCTGTCTCCGATCACCGCACTTTTTGCGCGCATGCAAGGTCAAGAAAACTATCCCTATGGGGGCGTTCTTCTTCGCCACAGTGTTTTTGTCGCCCTGGGTGTGAGCGCCTTCACCATCGGTCTATTGTACCTGCTGACCCCGCAGTTGCATCGCTTCGGGCAAACCCATGAAGTCTTGGCCATGGGGAGTAGTTTTTTTAAGATCATCACGTGGTCCATTTTGCCCAGCCTGATCTATCAAACCTACAAGCAGTTCACCGATGGGATTGGCAAAACCAAAGTAGCCATGTATGTGATGATCTTCGGGGTTGTCTTTAATATCGTCGGCAACTACGTTTTAATTCACGGTCTTTATGGCTTTCCAAAGTTAGGACTGAACGGATCTGCGTGGGCAACGCTGATGGCGCGCACGCTGATGGCCTTGGCGCTCGTCTTCTATGTGCATCTTCATCCGCACTTTAAACACTACTTACAAGAACGCTGGACTCACCGCTTCGACCATCATCTTCTCAAAAATCTGATTCGTCTGGGCATTCCCAATGGGCTAACGTACATCTTTGAGGTGGGAGCTTTTTCATCGGCAGCCGTGATGATGGGATGGTTCGGAGCCATGCCTTTGGCCGCGCATCAGATCACCATCAGTCTTGCCAGCACCAGCTTTCTTATCACTCTGGGAATTGGCATCGCCGCCAGCATTCGGGTGGGCTATGAGTTAGGACGCGGCGATTATTCTTTGGCGCGATTTGCAGGCTTCACCGCCATCAAATTGGGCGGCGCCTACATGAGCCTTTGTGCTCTGGGATTTTTCTTTTTACGACATTGGTTTCCGACTTTCTATGTTACTGACGGTGATGTCATCGCCTGGGCTGCGAAGTTTTTTATCGTGGTCGCGATCTTTGAGATTTTTGACGGCGTTCAGGCCGTTGCGATCGGAGCTCTGCGTGGCATGAGTGATACCCAGTGGCCCAGTCTGATTGCTTTTTTCGCTTACTGGATCATGGGCCTTCCCCTCGGCTATCTTCTCGCCTTCCATTTGGGCGTCGGACCTGTTGGAATTTGGATCGGGCTTTTAATTGGACTTATCTTTGCGGCAATTCTACTGACGTGGAGATTTCATGTCCTCAGCAAAAGATTTCTTAAAAATTGA
- a CDS encoding MFS transporter — protein sequence MASSADATLSVTESRNIWTVIAASSAGTLIEWYDFYIFGSLATIISAQFFPKGNETVALLGTLATFATGFIVRPFGALVFGRVGDVVGRKYAFMITLLIMGLATTLIGVLPSYESIGFFAPLLLLILRLLQGLALGGEYGGAATYVAEHSPDGKRGFYTSFIQTTATLGLFVSLGVILVTRLILGEEEFASWGWRIPFLLSVILVIVSYLIRRRMEESPVFVQMKSEGKTSKSPLRESFLHPENRRMVILALLGATAGQGVVWYTGQFYALYYLQTVLKVDFVKANQIIATALLLATPFFIVFGAMSDKIGRKKIMMTGCLIAALTYYPIYRAMEAYSGWDPVNPAATAINPNIFMLTVLVFIQVIYVTMVYGPIAAFLVELFPVQIRYTSMSLPYHIGNGVFGGLVPFIGTAMVAATGNHFAGLIYPICIALMTFIIGSLYIKEDRSVRWHSVTSSQSGNTRT from the coding sequence ATGGCTTCGTCTGCGGATGCGACACTGAGTGTGACAGAATCGCGAAATATTTGGACCGTCATTGCGGCGTCCAGCGCGGGCACGCTCATCGAGTGGTATGACTTCTATATATTCGGCAGTTTAGCGACGATCATTTCGGCACAATTTTTCCCAAAAGGTAACGAGACCGTCGCCTTGCTGGGGACTTTAGCGACCTTTGCGACCGGCTTTATCGTCCGGCCTTTTGGCGCCCTGGTGTTTGGAAGAGTCGGCGATGTTGTCGGCCGTAAATACGCCTTTATGATCACCCTGCTGATTATGGGACTAGCGACCACGCTGATTGGTGTTCTTCCCAGTTATGAAAGCATTGGTTTTTTTGCGCCGTTACTTCTTTTAATTTTGCGTCTTTTGCAAGGTTTGGCTTTGGGTGGGGAGTACGGCGGCGCAGCCACCTATGTCGCCGAACACAGCCCCGATGGAAAGCGCGGCTTTTATACCAGCTTCATCCAGACGACGGCGACGTTGGGACTCTTTGTTTCCTTAGGCGTCATTCTGGTGACTCGTCTTATTTTAGGTGAAGAGGAGTTCGCAAGTTGGGGCTGGCGTATTCCCTTTTTGCTATCAGTTATTTTAGTGATCGTTTCTTACTTGATTCGTCGTCGTATGGAAGAGTCTCCAGTCTTCGTGCAAATGAAGTCCGAGGGTAAAACTTCAAAAAGCCCCTTACGCGAAAGTTTTCTGCACCCTGAAAATCGGCGCATGGTGATTCTGGCCTTGCTGGGCGCCACAGCAGGACAGGGGGTGGTGTGGTACACGGGGCAGTTTTATGCGCTCTATTACTTGCAAACGGTTTTGAAAGTGGACTTTGTGAAGGCCAATCAGATCATCGCCACCGCGCTGCTTTTAGCCACGCCCTTCTTCATCGTTTTCGGTGCGATGTCCGACAAGATAGGTCGTAAAAAAATCATGATGACCGGTTGTTTGATTGCAGCCCTGACTTACTATCCTATTTACCGAGCCATGGAAGCGTATTCGGGGTGGGACCCAGTGAATCCGGCCGCGACGGCCATAAATCCCAACATATTCATGCTGACCGTGCTTGTCTTTATCCAGGTGATCTATGTGACGATGGTTTACGGTCCGATTGCAGCTTTTCTCGTGGAGCTGTTCCCCGTGCAGATTCGTTACACCTCGATGTCGCTTCCGTATCACATTGGTAACGGTGTTTTTGGTGGTTTGGTGCCCTTTATTGGGACTGCGATGGTGGCGGCAACAGGAAACCATTTTGCGGGATTGATTTATCCGATCTGTATCGCTTTGATGACATTCATCATTGGCAGCCTCTACATAAAAGAGGATCGCAGTGTGCGTTGGCATTCGGTGACGTCGTCTCAAAGTGGGAACACGCGCACGTAA
- a CDS encoding AarF/UbiB family protein: MLKVFKFSLLLYVFVAKFAWAAAPASVGLHLSFEQRLALTYALLAQGESSENKHEILERAKAYFQDVYKQEVQEVKVKNFDEFLRLHKGSWPSTHSVALDVELIEKQGPQAMKIFVSESPRVQKQIDQYLEWQQEQLKSMAEKQSGGEPVDIEKMAGQALALLQNPEAQKIAENWALQESEALLADRMKELDRVGEKIAQNGFAQQQDATMRIFMETMFSEYYSRLTPASKKLIVSSYLGGDLLISDMKKFEIMVQNSGPQLQKLLQVVARQADLGPEMLEVFRALENSVRPVPWVQVEQIVNKEHGNYKFIYFERKALGVGTMAQVHRAKILLDGKRHDVVVRFIKPGIVDRVQEDKLILTEVAKILDANPEFRKTGAPKLTPIIEDITSTVTAELSQEDTIRRQKLAKTRYDSTVLMKTRDYKNFIEFNVPRIYEPTGESNLMVQEMVIGRKLDKEVALYKEVAPEMKKAVIENMAKLWANEVMFGGGFYHSDLHQGNFMMNVTDPKIRLHILDFGMGGVIAESMQRQVMVLGAGTELLNAELIARAFWNLSDKERNAVNQTQLQSLVTERIRRIKAGAEANTSLEHWTAFAMDNGLKLPYEFVSLNRGIVIVNKLLADAGSTLTVTSMMKSYAIAHPAMVYQKLVIEEKMSRADLVKLGWGEMKTLLFGAKDKPATVVPAISLRCEGVFL; this comes from the coding sequence ATGTTGAAGGTCTTTAAATTCTCACTTCTTTTGTACGTTTTTGTCGCGAAGTTTGCTTGGGCGGCCGCGCCGGCGTCAGTGGGTTTGCATTTGTCTTTTGAACAAAGGCTGGCTTTGACTTATGCGCTTTTAGCCCAAGGGGAATCGTCCGAAAATAAACACGAAATATTAGAACGCGCGAAAGCCTATTTTCAAGATGTCTATAAGCAAGAGGTGCAAGAAGTGAAGGTCAAAAACTTTGACGAGTTTTTGCGTCTTCATAAAGGGTCTTGGCCCAGCACTCACAGTGTCGCCCTCGACGTCGAGCTTATTGAAAAGCAAGGGCCTCAGGCGATGAAGATTTTTGTGTCGGAAAGTCCGCGTGTGCAAAAGCAGATTGATCAGTATTTGGAGTGGCAACAAGAACAGTTGAAGTCCATGGCGGAAAAACAGAGTGGTGGTGAACCCGTTGACATCGAGAAAATGGCGGGACAGGCCCTGGCCTTATTGCAGAATCCCGAGGCGCAAAAAATTGCTGAGAATTGGGCCTTGCAGGAAAGTGAAGCCTTGTTAGCTGATCGCATGAAAGAATTGGATCGCGTCGGTGAAAAAATCGCGCAAAACGGTTTCGCGCAACAGCAGGATGCGACCATGAGAATCTTTATGGAGACGATGTTCAGTGAGTACTACTCTCGCTTAACGCCGGCTTCAAAAAAACTTATCGTGTCCTCTTACCTGGGCGGCGATCTTTTGATCTCTGATATGAAAAAATTTGAGATCATGGTGCAAAACAGTGGTCCCCAATTGCAGAAACTTTTGCAGGTGGTTGCTCGGCAGGCGGATCTAGGACCTGAAATGTTAGAGGTTTTTCGAGCTTTGGAAAACTCGGTTCGTCCGGTGCCTTGGGTGCAGGTCGAACAAATCGTCAATAAAGAGCACGGCAACTATAAATTCATTTATTTTGAAAGAAAAGCATTGGGCGTCGGTACGATGGCGCAAGTGCATCGTGCAAAAATCCTTTTGGATGGCAAACGTCATGATGTCGTCGTTCGTTTTATCAAACCAGGAATTGTCGACCGTGTGCAGGAAGACAAACTGATTCTGACGGAAGTGGCGAAGATCCTGGATGCGAATCCGGAGTTTCGTAAAACCGGTGCTCCGAAGCTGACACCCATCATCGAGGACATCACATCAACGGTGACCGCAGAACTAAGCCAGGAAGACACCATTCGCCGTCAAAAACTGGCGAAGACCCGTTATGACAGCACGGTCCTGATGAAAACCCGCGACTACAAAAACTTCATCGAATTCAATGTGCCGCGGATTTACGAACCCACCGGCGAATCCAATCTGATGGTGCAGGAGATGGTGATTGGTAGAAAACTTGATAAAGAAGTGGCTTTGTACAAGGAAGTCGCTCCGGAGATGAAAAAAGCGGTGATCGAAAACATGGCGAAGTTATGGGCCAACGAAGTGATGTTCGGTGGCGGCTTCTATCATTCGGATCTTCATCAGGGCAATTTCATGATGAATGTGACCGACCCCAAGATTCGTTTGCACATTCTTGATTTCGGTATGGGCGGTGTGATTGCCGAGTCCATGCAGCGGCAGGTGATGGTTTTGGGGGCGGGTACGGAACTTTTAAATGCCGAGCTGATCGCCCGTGCTTTCTGGAATCTGAGCGACAAAGAAAGAAATGCGGTCAACCAGACGCAACTGCAAAGCTTGGTGACGGAACGTATTCGCCGAATCAAAGCGGGTGCGGAAGCCAATACCTCCTTAGAGCACTGGACGGCTTTTGCCATGGATAATGGCCTTAAGCTGCCTTACGAGTTTGTCAGTCTCAATCGCGGTATCGTGATTGTGAATAAGCTTTTGGCTGACGCCGGCAGTACTTTGACAGTAACCAGTATGATGAAAAGTTATGCAATTGCACATCCTGCGATGGTTTACCAAAAACTTGTGATCGAAGAAAAAATGTCTCGCGCCGACTTGGTGAAACTGGGTTGGGGAGAAATGAAAACTCTTCTTTTTGGCGCCAAAGACAAACCCGCCACCGTCGTTCCCGCAATCAGCTTGCGTTGTGAGGGTGTTTTTCTTTAA
- a CDS encoding patatin-like phospholipase family protein — MAKKMGLVLSGGGARGAYQVGVLAAVQKISETSGILPRFEYLSGVSAGAINASSLAANCENFKNASETLVKLWSEVTVDRVFSTDALTMGKIGFQWMSELSLGSLTGTTPGRALLETSPLRTLIHDNMNYDKVAQNFKDGHLKALAITAINYATSATVTFIQGQDQLPSWNKGRKYSERTIISTDHIMASSAIPLLFPPVQVDDRFFGDGAVRNHAPCSPVIYLGAEKLLVIGVRRQAGIAYEERAQQTTKSPNVARVINTILNGVLLDAIEQDIDRLRRLNEYALAIPSDQQQKISLRPLDYLFISPSADIGEMAVQKARKLPGVVRYLLKGLGSLEDASEIISYLLFDPGFCSDLIEIGYKDGMAQKDELIAFLLK; from the coding sequence ATGGCGAAAAAAATGGGTTTGGTTCTTTCGGGTGGGGGCGCTCGCGGCGCATATCAGGTCGGGGTCCTCGCCGCCGTACAAAAGATCAGCGAGACATCGGGAATACTGCCGCGGTTTGAATATCTTTCTGGTGTCAGTGCCGGCGCCATCAATGCCAGTTCTTTGGCGGCAAACTGCGAGAACTTTAAAAATGCCTCAGAGACTCTGGTCAAATTATGGAGCGAAGTTACCGTCGATCGGGTGTTTTCCACCGACGCCTTAACCATGGGTAAAATCGGTTTTCAGTGGATGAGTGAATTGTCACTGGGCTCTTTGACCGGCACAACCCCTGGCCGAGCTCTCTTGGAAACTTCGCCTTTGCGCACGTTGATTCATGACAATATGAACTATGATAAAGTGGCGCAAAACTTTAAAGACGGTCACTTAAAAGCCTTGGCGATCACCGCAATCAATTATGCCACGTCTGCCACGGTCACTTTCATTCAAGGACAAGATCAGTTGCCTTCCTGGAATAAAGGAAGAAAATACAGCGAAAGAACCATCATTTCGACCGATCACATCATGGCGTCATCGGCGATTCCTCTGCTGTTTCCTCCGGTTCAGGTCGACGATCGCTTTTTTGGTGACGGAGCTGTACGAAATCATGCGCCTTGCAGTCCAGTGATCTATCTTGGCGCGGAAAAACTTCTGGTGATTGGAGTTCGGCGGCAGGCCGGAATTGCCTATGAAGAGCGGGCGCAACAGACCACAAAATCCCCGAATGTCGCCCGGGTCATCAACACGATTTTAAATGGCGTCTTGCTTGATGCGATTGAGCAGGACATTGATCGTCTGCGCCGCCTGAATGAATATGCGCTGGCAATTCCTTCGGATCAACAGCAGAAAATCAGTTTGCGTCCTTTGGATTATCTGTTTATTTCACCTTCCGCCGATATCGGAGAGATGGCCGTGCAGAAAGCGCGCAAGCTGCCCGGCGTGGTTCGCTATCTGTTAAAGGGACTTGGCTCGTTAGAAGACGCCAGTGAGATCATTAGCTATCTGCTTTTTGATCCCGGTTTTTGTTCCGATCTGATTGAAATTGGTTACAAGGATGGGATGGCTCAGAAAGATGAATTGATCGCATTTCTTTTGAAGTAG